A single region of the Streptomyces sp. NBC_01262 genome encodes:
- a CDS encoding sigma-70 family RNA polymerase sigma factor, with the protein MRDEATGNETGIGALVRRAVDGDEQATHDLLARVHPLAERYCRTRLSRLPGDARHFVDDLAQEVCLAVLCALPRYRDQGRPFEAFVFGIAAHKVADLQRAAMRGPGSTAVPSDEMPEQPDDSLGPEERALLSSDAEWAKKLLANLPEHQRELVLLRVAVGLSAEETGLKLGMSPGAVRVAQHRALSRLRALAEETPQTPVDVEGPKGLSA; encoded by the coding sequence ATGCGCGACGAGGCGACCGGTAACGAGACAGGTATTGGCGCCCTCGTCCGTCGCGCCGTCGACGGCGACGAGCAGGCCACCCATGATCTGCTGGCCCGGGTGCACCCCCTGGCCGAGCGCTACTGCCGCACCCGGCTGTCCCGGCTGCCCGGCGACGCGCGTCACTTCGTGGACGACCTGGCGCAGGAGGTCTGCCTCGCCGTGCTGTGCGCCCTGCCCCGGTACCGGGACCAGGGCCGTCCCTTCGAGGCCTTCGTCTTCGGCATCGCCGCCCACAAGGTCGCCGATCTGCAGCGGGCCGCCATGCGCGGGCCGGGCAGCACGGCCGTCCCGTCAGACGAGATGCCCGAGCAGCCCGACGATTCCCTGGGCCCCGAAGAGCGCGCGCTGCTCAGCAGCGACGCCGAATGGGCCAAGAAGCTGCTCGCCAACCTCCCGGAGCACCAGCGCGAGCTGGTCCTGCTGCGGGTCGCGGTCGGGCTGAGCGCCGAGGAGACCGGCCTCAAGCTCGGCATGTCCCCGGGGGCCGTACGGGTGGCCCAGCACCGGGCGCTGAGCAGGCTGCGGGCCCTGGCCGAGGAGACGCCCCAGACCCCGGTGGACGTGGAGGGGCCGAAGGGCCTGAGCGCGTAG
- a CDS encoding response regulator transcription factor, which yields MTSVLVCDDSPLAREALRRAVATVPGVERVTTAANGEEVLRRWGADRSDLILMDVRMPGLGGVETVRRLLSADPGARIIMLTVAEDLDGVALAVAAGARGYLHKDASRAELRATVTQALADPTWRLAPRRLRSAEMGAAPTLTAREIQVLEGMSHGRSNAEIGRELFLSEDTVKTHARRLFKKLGASDRAHAVALGFRWGLVR from the coding sequence ATGACTTCCGTCCTCGTCTGCGACGACTCCCCGCTTGCCCGAGAGGCCCTGCGCCGCGCGGTGGCGACCGTACCCGGCGTCGAGCGCGTAACGACCGCGGCCAACGGCGAGGAAGTCCTCCGCCGCTGGGGCGCCGACCGCTCGGACCTCATTCTCATGGACGTCCGGATGCCGGGCCTGGGCGGTGTGGAAACGGTCCGGCGGCTGCTGTCCGCCGATCCCGGCGCCCGCATCATCATGCTCACCGTCGCCGAGGACCTCGACGGTGTGGCGCTGGCGGTGGCCGCCGGTGCGCGTGGCTATCTGCACAAGGACGCCTCGCGCGCCGAGCTGCGGGCCACGGTCACCCAGGCGCTCGCCGACCCGACCTGGCGGCTCGCCCCGCGCCGGCTGCGGTCGGCGGAGATGGGCGCGGCGCCGACGCTGACGGCTCGCGAGATCCAGGTGCTGGAGGGCATGAGCCACGGCCGCTCCAACGCGGAGATCGGCCGCGAGCTCTTCCTCTCCGAGGACACCGTGAAGACCCACGCGCGACGGCTCTTCAAGAAGCTCGGCGCCTCGGACCGCGCGCACGCCGTGGCGCTCGGTTTCCGTTGGGGTCTGGTGCGCTGA